Proteins found in one Fibrobacter sp. UWEL genomic segment:
- the rfbA gene encoding glucose-1-phosphate thymidylyltransferase RfbA, whose translation MKGIVLAGGSGTRLYPLTMVTSKQLLPVYDKPMIYYPLSTLMLAGIRDILIISTPTDLPNFERLLGDGSSMGLNLSYKVQPSPDGLAQAFILGEEFIGDDCCAMVLGDNIFYGNGFSPLLKAAVKNAEENGRASVFGYYVEDPERFGVVEFDNNGKVISVEEKPKEPKSNYAITGLYFYDNRVSKFAKEQKPSARGELEITDLNKTYLDMGELDVKLLGRGFAWLDTGTMDSLIEAGDFVKMVESRQGIQISAVEEIAYINGWITKEKLLESAAKYGKSPYGQHLRKVAEGKIKY comes from the coding sequence ATGAAAGGTATTGTTCTTGCCGGTGGTTCTGGCACCCGCCTTTATCCTTTGACCATGGTCACCTCTAAGCAGCTTTTGCCTGTTTACGATAAACCCATGATCTATTACCCCCTGTCCACCTTGATGCTGGCAGGCATTCGGGATATCCTGATTATCTCCACTCCTACTGACTTGCCTAACTTCGAACGCCTGCTGGGCGATGGTAGCTCCATGGGTTTGAACTTGAGCTACAAGGTTCAGCCTAGCCCCGATGGCTTGGCACAGGCCTTTATCTTGGGCGAAGAATTCATTGGCGACGATTGCTGCGCCATGGTGCTGGGTGATAACATTTTCTATGGCAACGGCTTTAGCCCCCTGTTAAAGGCCGCCGTCAAGAACGCCGAAGAAAACGGCCGCGCCAGCGTGTTTGGCTACTATGTAGAAGACCCCGAACGCTTTGGCGTGGTGGAATTCGATAACAACGGCAAGGTGATCTCCGTAGAAGAAAAGCCCAAGGAACCCAAGAGTAACTACGCCATTACCGGCCTGTACTTCTATGACAACCGTGTGAGCAAGTTTGCCAAGGAACAGAAACCCAGTGCCCGTGGGGAACTGGAAATCACGGATTTGAACAAGACTTATTTGGACATGGGCGAACTGGACGTGAAGCTCCTGGGTCGCGGTTTCGCCTGGCTGGATACCGGTACCATGGATAGCCTCATTGAAGCAGGTGATTTCGTGAAGATGGTAGAAAGCCGCCAAGGCATCCAGATCTCCGCCGTAGAAGAAATCGCCTACATCAACGGATGGATCACCAAGGAAAAGTTACTAGAATCCGCCGCCAAGTACGGCAAAAGTCCCTATGGACAACACCTAAGAAAAGTCGCAGAAGGTAAAATCAAATATTAA
- the rfbC gene encoding dTDP-4-dehydrorhamnose 3,5-epimerase: protein MGKFNFIKTSIDGVTIVEPTVYGDHRGYFMETYNKAEFDAAGLDMVFVQDNESRSKKGVLRGLHFQKQNPQGKLVRVLEGEVYDVAVDLRKGSPTFGKYEGVVLSAENKKQFYIPEGFAHGFVVLSETATFVYKCTRLYDPKDEGGLFWNDPAIGINWPVGNGFEPLLSEKDTKNPLLKDLGFAFEL from the coding sequence ATGGGAAAGTTCAATTTCATTAAAACCAGCATTGATGGTGTGACTATCGTAGAGCCTACTGTCTACGGTGATCATCGTGGTTATTTTATGGAAACTTATAACAAGGCGGAGTTTGATGCTGCTGGCTTGGATATGGTTTTCGTTCAGGATAATGAATCCCGCTCCAAGAAGGGCGTGCTTCGCGGCTTGCACTTCCAGAAGCAGAACCCTCAGGGTAAGCTGGTCCGCGTGCTGGAAGGCGAAGTCTACGACGTAGCCGTGGACCTGCGTAAGGGCAGCCCCACCTTCGGTAAGTATGAAGGCGTTGTGCTCTCTGCGGAAAACAAGAAGCAGTTCTACATCCCCGAAGGCTTTGCCCACGGCTTCGTAGTCCTCTCTGAAACCGCCACCTTCGTGTACAAGTGCACCCGCCTCTACGACCCCAAGGACGAAGGCGGCCTCTTCTGGAACGACCCCGCCATCGGCATCAACTGGCCCGTAGGCAACGGCTTTGAACCCCTCCTCAGTGAGAAGGACACTAAGAATCCTCTCTTGAAGGATCTTGGCTTCGCGTTTGAACTGTAA
- a CDS encoding four helix bundle protein, which yields MPVQNFRELIVWQKSIQLVVAVYELVKEFPKSELYALSDQMRRAAVSIPSNIAEGYERKSVNEYIHFLSIARGSKAELETQLFICEQLNFGNKEKLKEMEGLCLEIGKMLNRMISSLSPNP from the coding sequence ATGCCGGTTCAGAACTTTAGGGAATTGATTGTTTGGCAAAAGTCTATTCAGCTTGTTGTTGCTGTATATGAATTAGTTAAAGAATTTCCTAAGAGCGAATTATATGCCTTGTCTGACCAGATGCGTAGAGCAGCAGTGTCTATACCCTCGAATATCGCTGAAGGTTATGAGCGAAAATCTGTTAATGAGTATATTCACTTCTTATCTATAGCGAGAGGATCGAAAGCTGAATTAGAAACTCAACTATTTATCTGTGAACAGCTAAATTTTGGAAATAAAGAAAAATTAAAAGAAATGGAAGGTCTGTGTTTAGAAATAGGGAAAATGCTTAATCGAATGATTAGCTCCCTATCCCCTAACCCCTAG